From a region of the Kwoniella mangroviensis CBS 8507 chromosome 1 map unlocalized Ctg01, whole genome shotgun sequence genome:
- a CDS encoding mitochondrial 54S ribosomal protein uL22m, which produces MARPLRSIFTVAQTSIAGPSSFRPLSPSLKVASPYQNQVRTAFNLSGWDRFLPKLPRWTEDEKEKESTANASQGQAEEGGVKMVEDKGVATSEEGSTGGLFDEYSKDKEEDGTGKKRRKRGDIPWTEHKYSSALHKISHRKLNDLSRQISNLPVDEAIVQMQFSEKRASSWIKSTLALSRDHAMDKGLDRSKLVVAETWVSKGPKIARLDIKGRGKYGIKHHPSSKIHVVLREGKTHEEKLQDKFIKDLRKVRSAGVVREDGKIRRKVVSGWTW; this is translated from the exons ATGGCCCGACCGTTGAGATCGATATTCACTG TCGCCCAGACATCTATCGCTGGACCATCATCCTTCAGACCTTTGAGCCCTTCTCTAAAAGTTGCGTCGCCTTACCAGAATCAAGTCCGAAC CGCATTCAACCTGTCCGGATGGGATCGATTCCTACCTAAACTCCCTCGATggacggaagatgaaaaagaaaaggaatcTACCGCAAATGCCTCGCAGGGTCAAGCAGAGGAGGGAggagtgaagatggtagaagataaaggtgtGGCTACTAGCGAGGAAGGATCGACGGGCGGTTTGTTCGACGAATACTCGAAagataaggaggaagatgggacagggaagaaaaggaggaagagaggtgaTATACCTTGGACCGAG CACAAATACTCTTCAGCCTTACATAAAATCTCCCATCGAAAACTTAACGATCTCTCTCGACAAATATCCAACTTACCCGTTGACGAGGCTATCGTCCAAATGCAATTCTCTGAAAAGAGAGCTTCCTCATGGATCAAATCGACTTTGGCATTATCAAGGGATCACGCGATGGACAAAGGTTTGGATAGATCGAAATTGGTTGTTG CCGAAACATGGGTATCTAAAGGACCTAAGATCGCACGACTCGATATtaaaggaagaggtaaatACGGTATCaaacatcatccatcttccaagatcCACGTTGTCCTGAGAGAAGGTAAGACCCATGAAGAGAAGTTGCAAGATAAGTTTATCAAAGATTTGAGAAAAGTTAGAAGTGCAGGTGTGGTTagggaagatgggaaaatAAGGAGGAAAGTGGTTAGTGGATGGACTTGGTAG